The Jiangella sp. DSM 45060 genome contains the following window.
TGGCGCAGGACCTGCTGCGGCTGCGGTTCTCGTCGCCGCTGTTCCGGCTCGGGTCGGCCGAGCTGGTGCAGGCGCGGCTGTCGTTCGGCGACGGGGGACCGGCGCAGCCCGCCGGCGTCATCGTCATGCAGCTCGACGACCGCGCCGGCGCCGACCTCGACCCGGACCGCGAGCGGCTGGTCGTCGTCTTCAACGCGACGCCGTCGGCGGCGACGGTGCCGGTGGAGGACGGGGCGAGCCTGCGGCTGCACCCCGTCCAGGCGGCCGGCGCCGACCCCGTCGTCCGCGACTCCGTGGCGGGAGCCGCCGGCGTCACCGTCCCGGCGCGGACGGTCGCGGTGTTCGAGCAGCCCTGACGGGGCGCGCGGCCAGGTGCCGCACGACGTACTCCGCGTCGGTCCCGGCGCCGCCGACCAGCATGGACGCGAACCTGCTCTGGAACGCCAGGCCGGTGAAGTAGAGCCCGGGCGACGACGGCACCACGCCGAGCTCCTCCAGCGGCCAGCCGTCGTCGCCCAGGACCGGCAGCCTGATCCAGCCGAAGTCCTGGCGGAACCCCGTACACCACACCACCGCCGAGACGTCGAGCACCCGGCCGCCGTCGAGCACCGGCCGCCCGTCCCGCACGCCCGCGACCCGCTCGGTGACCCGCTCGACCCCGGCGGCGTCGAGGTCGCCCGCCCGGACCCGCAGCAGTGGTCCGCCGTGTGTCCGGATCTCCGGGCGCATCTTCCGCCCGATCGGTGTGCGCAGCGTGAACACGTGCTGGGCCAGGAACCAGAGCAGCGGGAGCGCGGTCCGGGCCCGGCGCGACTCCAGCGGGACCGGCAGCTGGCCGTTGCCGTGCCCGGCGAGGATCGTGTGGTGGTCGCGGGCCGCCTCGACGGCGATGTCCGCGCCCGAGTGCGACGCCCCGACGACGAGGA
Protein-coding sequences here:
- a CDS encoding NAD(P)/FAD-dependent oxidoreductase, encoding MDQHIETIVVGGGQAGLSVGYHLARRHRPFLVLDDRARTGDNWRRHWDTLRLYSPARYDGLPGMRFPGPGRAFPTKDEVADYLEAYAARFELPVEHGVQVTGLSGDGDGYVLDCGDRRFTADNVVVATGTFGTRAYVPPFAAELDPAIVQLHSTDYLRPDQLPPGPVLVVGASHSGADIAVEAARDHHTILAGHGNGQLPVPLESRRARTALPLLWFLAQHVFTLRTPIGRKMRPEIRTHGGPLLRVRAGDLDAAGVERVTERVAGVRDGRPVLDGGRVLDVSAVVWCTGFRQDFGWIRLPVLGDDGWPLEELGVVPSSPGLYFTGLAFQSRFASMLVGGAGTDAEYVVRHLAARPVRAARTPRPSAPGR